Within the Bacteroidota bacterium genome, the region TCCGATAGTAGCAATTGTTGCAGCTGCCATCAGCATAAGAAAAACTTTTTTCATTTTGATGACAAGTTATCTGCAGAAGACTTCCTGCTCATTTATTTGATCAGTATGATTTTCTTCGCAATTATTCCATCTGCTGTTTTTATTTTAACAAAATAAATTCCTTTGGGTTGGGAAGAAATATCTATTTTATAATTTGATTGATTACTGATAGATATTGAATAAATTTTTGCTCCTATTATATTGTAAATTTCTAAATTATAATTTTCCACAAGCAATTCATCATTCTGAATTGTAAACTTTCCATTGGAAGGATTAGGATAAATAAAAATGCTGCCATTTTTATTTGGTTTTGCAAAATCTTCTATTCCGGTTAAGGCATCAATTGTCGCAACAAAAATATCAAAGGAAGAAGTAGTATCATTTAAAAGAACAGACGAATCAAAAGTAATACTGTCGGAACTAAAATATCCCGCTACATAAGGATTTGCAAAAGCATCTACCGTAACAGCGGTTGCTCTACTTCCTCCTAAAGCGTCTCTCCCCCATTTGAAATTGCCGTTGGGATCATATTTTGCGAGAAACATTCCTTTATTTATCAATGAATCGGTTGCATCAAAAATTATAGAAGAAGAAGAGAAATATCCTGCCACATAAGCATTGCCGGATTTATCTGCTTTTATAGAAGGCGCTCGTATTGTATTATTTCCATGAGCGCCTTTTGCCCAAAGCGTATTGCCTGCGCCATCGTTTTTTACAATAAAAATATTATTTCCTCCAGTCCACAAAGTAGTTGAACCAAATGCAATAAATGGGCTATCAAAGAATCCTGATATAGAAATATTACCTAAGGTATCTGTTGCAATCGAAGTGCCTTCATCATCGCCAAAATTTCCATAGCTTTTTGCCCATAACACATTGCCTGCGGGATTAAATTTTGCAGCGAATATATCTTGATTGCCCTGATTGGTTAATGTATAAGTACCTATAGTGAGAGTTCCTGTTCCAAAGTCTCCGGCTATACAAACGTTTCCGAATTTATCTGCAGCCACAGATAAATCTGAATATCCGGATGTGTATATGCCTTTTGCCCAAATAGGATTACCTGCTGTATCATATTTGGCAATGAACTTAGAACTGGCAAGTGTATGTATTAATGTATCAGAAGCGATGACAAGAGTATCAATAAAATTTCCTGCTACAAAGAAATTTCCAAAATTGTCTGTTACAATAGCAGTTGCTGCAAGCCCACCTCCTCCCTTTGTGTCCTTTGCCCATAATATATTTCCTAAAGAATCATATTTTACTATAAAGATACCTGGCTGGGTTAATGTAATTGTACCAAATGTTATAGTATCATAAAATTGCCCAGCTACATAAATATTTCTCGAATTATCTAAGGCAACAGCATATCCACCACTTAAATAATTTTTATTTTTTTGCACAGCATCTTTTGCCCAAATTACATTGCCCGAAGAATTATATTTAGTAAGAAACATTCCCCGATTAATCAATGTTGTCGTTCCAAATGAAATTGAAGAGCTATAAAAATATCCGGTTACGTAAGTATTTCCTTGAGTATCGGCAGCAATTGATAAAGCTTTATCATTAGCATTACCGCCCGCGCTTTTTGCCCAAAGCCAGTTGGGCGATTGGGCAAAAGACAAAGAAGAAAAAAGTGAAATTGCAGTAAATGTAAAAAGTAATTTTATTTTCATTTTTATATATGCAAATATACAAAATTACCTCTTAATAATTTTAGTAGTATAGGTATTATCCGCAGATAATACTTTTATAAAGTAAATTCCTTCCGGTTGATGCGTAAAATCTATTTCCTTTTGTTCAGATTCAATTAATTGATTCAATATAATCTGTCCAAAACTATTATAGATGAGAACTTGATTTGGCTCATCTCCTAAAATTCTAAATGAAAATTTGGCAGCAGTCGGATTTGGATAAACAATTAATTTTTTATCCTGAATATTTATGTCTGTATTTTTAATGGCACTTGTTTGAGAAGAATCGGAATTTGTTCTGAAGTAATTATAGGAACTTGTTGAGCCGCCTGAACAACCATGAATGAATGCAGTGAAATAATTTGTACCTGTTGTCGCATCTGCCGTGAAACCCGGTTCAAGCGTAACTGAATTTGTTCCTCTGAATACTGTCGAGCCTGTGGACGCTGTGGGTGTTGTATTGACATTTCCATTTGTTGTACTAATATCATCTGCTTCTTTATAGCCGCTTACAGTGCCTGAAGGAATTACAAGATTGGAAGTGGAAGGGCAAACAAGGTCTGACTTCCAAATGCCTCTGCCATACGTTCCGGCACGAACTGTATTTTCCCTGTAATTTATTTCCATTTGAGTGCTTCTGATAAAAGGTAAAACTTTATTGGGTACACCCATATTATAGGAAACCCAGTCACTCATGCCCGGTTCGCGGTAATACACTCCTTTTTCGGTTGATATATATATGCCATCATTGCTTGCGTGATCCATAATCATTGCCGTAACATTTTCATCGGAAGGTATGTTAGTGCCGCTATAATCGCTCCATGAAGTTCCGTCATACTTTATCACTTTATTGTAAACAGGCGTTATCATAGATGAATTGGGAATATCGAGAGCGCATGAAACATAAATTTTATTTTTATCCCAATTGCTTGTTTCAACATTTGTCAATCCAATATGATAAATATCTGCGGGTTGTATTCCGGGTACTAAATTGCTCCATGCAGGAGTAATGAGTTGCCATTGTGGATTACCAGTGCTCAAATCCGTATTATTACTCAGATAATAACCATTGCCATAGCCATCGCCCCAACAACCTTCATCCAAATTACTTCCAATATATTTTATTACCTGAGATGCGAATTTTGGGGCATCACCGGAATTATTTGAACTTACTATGTACATAATATTTTTATCAATCTGAGAGAACGACATTCCAAGCGGTTGGGCTTGCCATCCGATAAAATGGATATCGTTTGTATTAACTGTACCGAAGTTACTGGAAGTATAGTTTGGAGCTGAATTGGTAAAAAACGAAACATATTCTGATAAATTTACTTTAAGTACGAAACTCTTTGAAATAGGATCGTACTGAGAAATGCCATTGCCTTTTAGGGTATTGTAAATACGCCCTGGCCTGAATGGATCCTGAAAAAATGGATGCCGTCCAAAACCTTGCAAATTTTTATCTTGAAGCATAGGAGTTCCGGGTTGTAAATAACGGTTTGGGGTTGAAGCCGGGTTATACATATATTTATAAGACGAAGAAGTAAAACCTGCAGACCCGCCAGTTGTCAGGTAATATCCTGCGTTAAAGCCGGAAGCATCAGTAATAATTAAATTGTTGTTAAACTTGTCTATTAAAGCTCCATCATTCTCCCCTGCGCCATGCTGAATAACTTTTCCGGTATAATCATCATAAAGGTCAGAAATTGGTTCATCCTGCTGACCATATACATAAATATTACCATGTGTAATGGGATGAAGTTCACTTGCACCTGAAAAACCATTTAGCAGGGAAATATCTAATCCATTATTTAATCTCTTAACACTGTATAAAGGGGATAGAAAAGAAAGTGAAGCAAACCCTCCATCGCAAGCAAAAAATATTTGATTCGGACTAATAGATGTATTAATATATATGCCATGATAATCATCATGTATGCTTCCTATAAAAATTGGGTTGTTTGTTGTTAAATTGAAATCATGCAGATCTACTCCACCTGTCAAAACATGCTTCGTTGTTGCGTCATAACCAATAACAAGCCGAGCCGGACTGTTATAGTAGTAATCATTATCTGTATTAGGTATAATTGTTTGGTAAGGATTGGTTATTAAACCACTGGTAATATTTTTTGTAAGTTTATGAAATTGGCGCTGAGCATATTCCCATGGATCAGCTGGAGGGCAATTGGGGTAACACGGCCATGAAGAATTTTGAGCAGGATCAGGAACAGAAGGATCACTTAAATTTACAGCAGTAGAGATATAAATATCTCTGTCCCCTCCGGAAAGAGTTTGATCTCCTAAACAAATACCTGCATAAGAATTGAATTGACTGCTCATTTGATTCATATATGGTAGGGATACATTATAAAAATTAGCCCCATCGTCTGTAGATTCCATCAGAAGAGCATTGCCCATTGAACCGCCTATAAGATCTTTAGTGGCAACAGTGCAGCCCGCAACGTACCAGAAATAATCTGTCCCGTTAGATTTTTGAATAAATAGTATATCATGTATATTGCCTGTAATAGGAGAAGATGCCGGAGCCTGAAACCATGACACGCCTGCATTGGTGCTTTCAACGAGACCTGAACTTGTACAGAGAAAAATGGTATTCAGGTTGTTTGGGAAAAAAACAATTTTATTTATAACAACATCTTTAGAATTATAAAAAGGAAGAATTCCGGTGGTAAACCATTGTGTTGTATTAAAATCATATTTTAAAACGGCATTAGAGTAAAAATTATTTCCACCTGCTTCAAAAAAATTAGCAGCATATAATTCGTTGGTGTTTCTGAATGCCACTGCACTGACACCATTTGCGCCCATACCATCCGGAAGATAATTATCAAAGCCCGGTAAAATATGCCAATCGGCACTTGGTATATTGGGATTATAATTATTGGTTTCCCAAATACCTGCGAAAAAACTGCTTGCAATAATATGATTGGGATTTCCCGGCTCAACTGTAATATCATCTATTTGTCCTGACCTGAACCGATTGCTCGGTATTTCATTTTCTGCTTTCGGACCAACAAATTTCCAGATAGGATTAATATTTTGAGCATAGAAGATATTTAAAACAAACAAGAACAACAGTAGAAGATAATATTGCTTTTTCATGTACACTTTTTTATTTTACTATTTCTCGAATTATTTTTTTTCAATTTCAAGTTTCAGTTGCTCAATCGTTTTCTGTTGTTGCTGAATGATATTGTACATCTGGTTCATGTAGAGATAAATTTCTTCAGTGTTTCTTTGCAGCCCGCTTAGGTTTTTTCCTAAATCAGCGCCATTTGCAACTACTTCTTGTTCGCTCTGCATATCGGGCATGCGTTGGTTTGTAAAAATATCATTCATCCTT harbors:
- a CDS encoding T9SS type A sorting domain-containing protein, producing the protein MKKQYYLLLLFLFVLNIFYAQNINPIWKFVGPKAENEIPSNRFRSGQIDDITVEPGNPNHIIASSFFAGIWETNNYNPNIPSADWHILPGFDNYLPDGMGANGVSAVAFRNTNELYAANFFEAGGNNFYSNAVLKYDFNTTQWFTTGILPFYNSKDVVINKIVFFPNNLNTIFLCTSSGLVESTNAGVSWFQAPASSPITGNIHDILFIQKSNGTDYFWYVAGCTVATKDLIGGSMGNALLMESTDDGANFYNVSLPYMNQMSSQFNSYAGICLGDQTLSGGDRDIYISTAVNLSDPSVPDPAQNSSWPCYPNCPPADPWEYAQRQFHKLTKNITSGLITNPYQTIIPNTDNDYYYNSPARLVIGYDATTKHVLTGGVDLHDFNLTTNNPIFIGSIHDDYHGIYINTSISPNQIFFACDGGFASLSFLSPLYSVKRLNNGLDISLLNGFSGASELHPITHGNIYVYGQQDEPISDLYDDYTGKVIQHGAGENDGALIDKFNNNLIITDASGFNAGYYLTTGGSAGFTSSSYKYMYNPASTPNRYLQPGTPMLQDKNLQGFGRHPFFQDPFRPGRIYNTLKGNGISQYDPISKSFVLKVNLSEYVSFFTNSAPNYTSSNFGTVNTNDIHFIGWQAQPLGMSFSQIDKNIMYIVSSNNSGDAPKFASQVIKYIGSNLDEGCWGDGYGNGYYLSNNTDLSTGNPQWQLITPAWSNLVPGIQPADIYHIGLTNVETSNWDKNKIYVSCALDIPNSSMITPVYNKVIKYDGTSWSDYSGTNIPSDENVTAMIMDHASNDGIYISTEKGVYYREPGMSDWVSYNMGVPNKVLPFIRSTQMEINYRENTVRAGTYGRGIWKSDLVCPSTSNLVIPSGTVSGYKEADDISTTNGNVNTTPTASTGSTVFRGTNSVTLEPGFTADATTGTNYFTAFIHGCSGGSTSSYNYFRTNSDSSQTSAIKNTDINIQDKKLIVYPNPTAAKFSFRILGDEPNQVLIYNSFGQIILNQLIESEQKEIDFTHQPEGIYFIKVLSADNTYTTKIIKR
- a CDS encoding T9SS type A sorting domain-containing protein; this encodes MKIKLLFTFTAISLFSSLSFAQSPNWLWAKSAGGNANDKALSIAADTQGNTYVTGYFYSSSISFGTTTLINRGMFLTKYNSSGNVIWAKDAVQKNKNYLSGGYAVALDNSRNIYVAGQFYDTITFGTITLTQPGIFIVKYDSLGNILWAKDTKGGGGLAATAIVTDNFGNFFVAGNFIDTLVIASDTLIHTLASSKFIAKYDTAGNPIWAKGIYTSGYSDLSVAADKFGNVCIAGDFGTGTLTIGTYTLTNQGNQDIFAAKFNPAGNVLWAKSYGNFGDDEGTSIATDTLGNISISGFFDSPFIAFGSTTLWTGGNNIFIVKNDGAGNTLWAKGAHGNNTIRAPSIKADKSGNAYVAGYFSSSSIIFDATDSLINKGMFLAKYDPNGNFKWGRDALGGSRATAVTVDAFANPYVAGYFSSDSITFDSSVLLNDTTSSFDIFVATIDALTGIEDFAKPNKNGSIFIYPNPSNGKFTIQNDELLVENYNLEIYNIIGAKIYSISISNQSNYKIDISSQPKGIYFVKIKTADGIIAKKIILIK